The window TGGATGGAATGCCGATGGATGCAGACAGCTCACGGATGGCGTCAATTGCAGCATATCCAGCTTCAGTCACGGTCAGGCCGTCGGTATTGACGCCCATCAATTGCGCGATGCGCGCATAGCGGTCCGGGCAGGCAATCAGGTTGAATTCGCAGACATGCGGCAGCAGCACTGCGTTGCAGACGCCGTGCGGCAGGTTGTAGAAGCCGCCCAGCTGATGCGCCATGGCATGCACATAGCCCAGTGAGGCATTGTTGAACGCCATGCCGGCCAGATACTGCGCATAGCTCATCGCGTCGCGCGCTTCCAGGTTTTCACCGTTGGCGACCGCAGGGCTGAGCCATTCGCTGATCATAGAAATCGCTTTTTCCGCGCAGGCATCGGTAATCGGGTTAGCTGCGGTAGACACATAAGCTTCAACAGCATGCGTCAGCGCATCCATGCCGGTTGCGGCGGTTAATGCTGCCGGCTTGGCGATCATCAGCTTAGGGTCATCAATTGCAATCAGCGGGGTGCAGCGCCAGTCAACAATCGCCATTTTCACATGGGTGTCAGTATTGGTGATGATGCAGAAGCGGGTCATTTCAGACGCTGTGCCCGCTGTAGTGTTGATTGCGATCAGCGGGGTCATCGGCACGGTGCTCTTGTCGATGCCTTCGTAGTCGCGGATGTGGCCGCCGCCTGCGGTAACCAGGCCGATGCCTTTGGCGCAGTCATGCGAAGAGCCGCCGCCTAAAGACACAATAAAGTCGCAGCCGTTGTCGTTGTATTCTTTAACGCCGTTATGCACGTTGATATCGGTCGGGTTCGGTTCCGCGCCGGGGAAAATGTGGCTGTCTACGCCGGCTTCTTTCAGATAGCCCGCAATCAGGTCGGCCACGCCGAATTTGAATAAGCCTGCATCAGTTACAATCAGCGCTTTTTTTGCGCCTAAATTCTGCGCCTTGCCGCCGATTTCTTTGGCGCAGCCCGGGCCAAAAAGCGATACGCAAGGGATGTAAAAACCGTTGGTTTGATCTGCAATATTTTTAAAAGCCATGGTGCGATTCCTTCTACCATTCATTGTCGTCATTGTTATGGGTGATGCTCACCTCACCTTGGCTTGAGTATTGAATAACTGTTTAAAAAAACATACCTACCAAAGACCTACCAATGCTAGGGGATTGATGCTGCAGCGCGGTATTGTGGATTTAAGTTATTGAAATACATCTTCTAATATGTTTTTAACTGCTGCCCTGAGGCGGTAAAATCCGGCGAAGGCTGGCAGCCCTGCGCCAAGCGGCGCTGAAAATGGCCTGCAGTTATTCTGAAGCTCTTCAATGCGCCAAATGCAGTGCAATGCCTCTGCCGCCTGGATGGATTTCACCGCGGCGCTGCTGAAATTCTGAGGCTTTTATCTCGGCGGCCGGTAAGGCAGCTCCGGCATTTACGCGCATGGATTCGGATCGCCGAAATGTTCAGGGATCACCACTAAGCGCCGCAGATCCGGCTGCGCCAGGCTGCGGGCATGCTGCACTTCGACCTCGATATTGTAGAGCTGCTTGACTAAAGCCGGGGTCAGAATCTGCCTGGAATTTCCCTGCGCGATAATTTGCCCGTCCTTCAGCGCAATCATGCAGTCCGCGCAGCGGGCCGCCGTGGCTAAATCATGCAGCACCATGATGATGCTTTTACCCTGCTTGGCGAGTTCCCTGACCAGATTCAGAATATCGGCCTGATGCCCGATATCCAGCATGCTGATTGGCTCATCCAGTAAAATCAGCGGCGTCTGCTGGGCCAGCACCATGGCAATCCATGCGCGCTGGCGCTGGCCGCCGGACAGATTGCTCAGGGGAACATTCCGCATTTCGGCCAAGCCGGTGGCGGACAGTGCGTCATTAATTGCAGCCTGATCTTCAGCCCGCCACTGCTTGAACCAGCCTTGATGCGGAAACCTTCCAAAGCGCGCCAATTGCTCCACCGTCATTCCATTCGGCGCAGTGACATGCTGCGGCAGCAGGGCCAGCTGCTTGGCTAAATCGCGCTTGGCTAAGCCTTTAAGGCTATGATTTTCCCATGCCACATCGCCGTCATACTGCGGATGAATTTGCGCAATGCATTTCAGCAAGGTGGATTTGCCGCTGCCGTTGGGGCCGATTAAAACGGTGACCTGGCCCTGATTCAGTTCAATATTGATATTCTTGAGCACAGGATGCGCTTTATAAGCGGCGTTTAATTTTGAAATTTTTAAAGTCATATCCGGCTTGCATTCCGTGAGTTGCTGTATAAAAGCCACAGCAGTAAAGGCCCGCCGATCATTCCGCTGATAATGCCCGCCGGAATTTCGGCCGGAGCCAGCAATGTCCTTCCCAGCAGGTCGGCAGCGACCACCATTAAGGCGCCAATGCACAGCGCCGGGAAGACCGGGAAAAGATTCTGAGGAAAGAGTTTAAAGCTGAGGATCGGCGCTGCAATGGCGACAAATCCTATCGGGCCGGCAATGCTCACCGCGGTGCCCGCCAGAAAAGCGGCGATGCAGACCATCATGAAGCGCAGGAACGGCAGTGGCGCGCCAATGCTTTGGATGACGGCATCGGGCAGGACCGCCGCGCTGAAGAAACGCCGCCATGCAATAATCACCGAAACCAGCAGCAGGATTAAAAGAGAGGCCGGCAGCAGGACAGCGTAGCTGCGGCCAATTAAGCTTCCTGTGCTGAAAACCAGAATGCTGCTGCTGTGCATGACCGGCAAGGTCGAGAGGATCAGGTCAAAGCCGGCTTTCATCAGCGTCGCAACCCCGATGCCGATCACCAGAATGCGGTAGCCTTGCGTGCCGACGCCTCCCGCTGCAATTAAAATAATGCTGACGCAGGCCAGCGCGCCAAACAGCGCATGCCACCATTCGCCCAGCATGCCGCTGCCGGATAATAAAATGGTAAATGCCAAAGCCAGCACCGCGCTGTCGCTGATGCCGAACACATCCGGACTGGCTAAAGAGTTTTTAGTGATCAGCTGCAGCAGCAGGCCGGACAGGGCGAGGGCTGCGCCGATCAGTATGCCTGCAAGCAGGCGGGGCAGGCGGATGTTTTCAATCAGCAGCTGATCCGCCGGCTGCGCCTGATTGAGCATGACAGACCAAAGCTGCTGAAAAGAAAGCTTTATTTCCCCGTACATCAGGCTGGCCAGAATCAGGGCCAAGGCGGCCGCGCCTAAGATCAGCCAGGCTTTCCAGGCCTGGCTTGAACCGGCAAATGAAAAAGCATCTTTCATCTTACTTCTCCAGCTGCACAATATTCTGCAGGTTATTCTGCCGCACCATCCAGATCAGCACCGGTGCGCCCAGCAGGGTCAATAAAATGCTGACCGGCGCCTCAAACGGCTGCACCACTGTTCTCGCCAGAATATCCGCAGCCAGCAGCAGCGCCATGCCGAAATAGCCGCTGTACAGCAGCTGCTGCTGAATTGAAACGGCTCCAATTGCCCGCGCAAAATAAGGCGCAATCAGCCCTAAAAAGGCGATCGGCCCTGTCAGCGCCACGGCGCTGCCGGTCAGCAGAACCACTGCAAAAATGCAGGCCAGCTCTAAAAGCTTCAGATTCAGTCCCAGGCTTTGCGCCAGCTGGTCGCCGACCAGGCTTAAGGCCAGCGGGCGGATGATCAGGCAGGCGGTGATGATGCCGACAGCGATGAATCCGGCTGCAATCAGCAGAAACTGCGGTTCAACGCGGTTCAGCGAGCCTAAAACCCAGAAGCGGTATTCATCCAGCCCATTCTGGAATTTCAGCAATAAGGCTGCCATCAGCCCTTGAAACGTGCTGGCAATGGCAAGCCCAGCCAGCACTAAGCGGGTGAGCGAGCTGTAATCGGCCTGATTTTTAGGCGTCAAAGCGAACACCAGCAGCGCGCTGATGAAGGCGCCGAAGATGGCCCAGAAAAACAGGCTCAGCCCATGAAGCTGCAGAATAACGGCAATCACAACCGCTAAGGATGCGCCGCTGTTGATGCCGATTAAGCCGCTGTCTGCGAGGGGATTTTTCAGCAGATTCTGCAAGATCACGCCCGAAATGGACAGCGCGGCCCCCACCAGCAGCGCTGCCAAAGTGCGCGGGATGCGCAGTTCAAGCAGCGGCTGCAGCGGCGCCAGGCTCAGGCTGGATAGGCTGTGCCAAAGCAGCTTGAAGCTGTCCGCGGCATTGGGCGAACCGGCCCCGTAAGTAATAGACCAGACTGTCAAAACCGCGAGTGCGGGGAATGCAAAAAGCGGCTTGAAGCTGAGAGACTGAAAAAGCATTTTTAGCATAGCAGCTTATGATTTCGGCATGTGCGCCAAGACATCTGCTACGGCCTGATTCGCTGCATTCGGACCGCCTACGCCGGTCCACATCGAAGCATCAACAGCAAAGTACTGATTGTTTTTAACCGCTTGAAGGCGCTTAAATTCCGGAAACTTATTCAGCTCATTCAGCTGCTGTTCCGGCGGCAAGCTGCTGCCGATAATGATCCAGCCGGCGTCGATCTGGTCATAACGTTCCCGGCTGATCGGCGCAGAGTGGCTGGCGCCGGCCTGCTGCTGCTGCGCCGGGCGCGCCAGCCCTAAGTCGGATAATACCTGGCTGGCGAAGGAGTCTTTGTACATATAAATCGGGCCATTTGCCGTCCAGCGGGTGACGCTGACGGTCTGCCCCTGCTGATCTGCCAGTTTGGCTTTGGCTTGCTGAATATTCTGCGCATAGGCTGCCAGCGCTTTGTCCGCGCTTTCCTGCCGGTTGAGGATTTCCGCAACGCGCTTGAAGCTGCTTTTCCATGATTCGCCGCGCGCAAAGCTTACGGCCGTAGGCGCAATCTGATTAAGCTGGTTAAGAAGCTGCGTATCAATCATGCTTCCGGCAATGATCAAGTCTGGCTGCAGCGCGAGAATGGCTTCCATGCTGGGCTGGCCAAAATTGCCGACGGAAGCCACCTGCTGGGTCTGCTGCGCCAAGTAGGGCTGGAAATTGCTTTGGCCGCGCACATAGGTGCTGCCTGCAGGCACAATCCCCAGGGCAATCGCGCTGTCTAAATCCAGTTCGCTGAGCACAACCACTTT is drawn from Acinetobacter sp. WCHAc010034 and contains these coding sequences:
- the mdh gene encoding iron-dependent methanol dehydrogenase, with amino-acid sequence MAFKNIADQTNGFYIPCVSLFGPGCAKEIGGKAQNLGAKKALIVTDAGLFKFGVADLIAGYLKEAGVDSHIFPGAEPNPTDINVHNGVKEYNDNGCDFIVSLGGGSSHDCAKGIGLVTAGGGHIRDYEGIDKSTVPMTPLIAINTTAGTASEMTRFCIITNTDTHVKMAIVDWRCTPLIAIDDPKLMIAKPAALTAATGMDALTHAVEAYVSTAANPITDACAEKAISMISEWLSPAVANGENLEARDAMSYAQYLAGMAFNNASLGYVHAMAHQLGGFYNLPHGVCNAVLLPHVCEFNLIACPDRYARIAQLMGVNTDGLTVTEAGYAAIDAIRELSASIGIPSSLAELGVKEQDLGIMSENAQKDACMLTNPRKATHAQVVDIFKAALKSSASVVNFKAAV
- a CDS encoding ABC transporter ATP-binding protein: MTLKISKLNAAYKAHPVLKNINIELNQGQVTVLIGPNGSGKSTLLKCIAQIHPQYDGDVAWENHSLKGLAKRDLAKQLALLPQHVTAPNGMTVEQLARFGRFPHQGWFKQWRAEDQAAINDALSATGLAEMRNVPLSNLSGGQRQRAWIAMVLAQQTPLILLDEPISMLDIGHQADILNLVRELAKQGKSIIMVLHDLATAARCADCMIALKDGQIIAQGNSRQILTPALVKQLYNIEVEVQHARSLAQPDLRRLVVIPEHFGDPNPCA
- a CDS encoding FecCD family ABC transporter permease — encoded protein: MKDAFSFAGSSQAWKAWLILGAAALALILASLMYGEIKLSFQQLWSVMLNQAQPADQLLIENIRLPRLLAGILIGAALALSGLLLQLITKNSLASPDVFGISDSAVLALAFTILLSGSGMLGEWWHALFGALACVSIILIAAGGVGTQGYRILVIGIGVATLMKAGFDLILSTLPVMHSSSILVFSTGSLIGRSYAVLLPASLLILLLVSVIIAWRRFFSAAVLPDAVIQSIGAPLPFLRFMMVCIAAFLAGTAVSIAGPIGFVAIAAPILSFKLFPQNLFPVFPALCIGALMVVAADLLGRTLLAPAEIPAGIISGMIGGPLLLWLLYSNSRNASRI
- a CDS encoding FecCD family ABC transporter permease; amino-acid sequence: MLFQSLSFKPLFAFPALAVLTVWSITYGAGSPNAADSFKLLWHSLSSLSLAPLQPLLELRIPRTLAALLVGAALSISGVILQNLLKNPLADSGLIGINSGASLAVVIAVILQLHGLSLFFWAIFGAFISALLVFALTPKNQADYSSLTRLVLAGLAIASTFQGLMAALLLKFQNGLDEYRFWVLGSLNRVEPQFLLIAAGFIAVGIITACLIIRPLALSLVGDQLAQSLGLNLKLLELACIFAVVLLTGSAVALTGPIAFLGLIAPYFARAIGAVSIQQQLLYSGYFGMALLLAADILARTVVQPFEAPVSILLTLLGAPVLIWMVRQNNLQNIVQLEK
- a CDS encoding ABC transporter substrate-binding protein is translated as MHIEKNNSTLPKAASLAMISLAALLSACSKPNEAASSAAGNAAPQEQSASSAQRQITDALGRQVSVPAHPQKVVVLSELDLDSAIALGIVPAGSTYVRGQSNFQPYLAQQTQQVASVGNFGQPSMEAILALQPDLIIAGSMIDTQLLNQLNQIAPTAVSFARGESWKSSFKRVAEILNRQESADKALAAYAQNIQQAKAKLADQQGQTVSVTRWTANGPIYMYKDSFASQVLSDLGLARPAQQQQAGASHSAPISRERYDQIDAGWIIIGSSLPPEQQLNELNKFPEFKRLQAVKNNQYFAVDASMWTGVGGPNAANQAVADVLAHMPKS